The Candidatus Hydrogenedentota bacterium DNA segment ATTATCCGGTGTGGCTGGAAAAGGGAAGCGAATACCACGTTCAAACCGGCACCAACGACCACTACAAAAAGTTGGGAGCAGCCCTTCAGACACCCGAGCACCCGATCGTGGGCGTGAGTTGGTACAATGCTGCTGCCTACTGCGCCTGGCTTACTAAAAAAACGGGGAAGCCCATTCGTTTGCCCACCGAGGCAGAGTGGGAATTTGCCGCCCGGGGAGGCAACCAGAGCAAAGGCTACGCCTATGCCGGGGGAGACGATTTGAACGAAGTAGGTTGGTATGCCGACAATGCCGGCGGAAAAACTCACGCTGTGGGCATGAAAAAAGCCAACGAACTCGGTCTTCACGACATGAGTGGCAATGTGTGGGAGTGGTGCGCCGACTGGTTTGGCAATTATTCTCCATCGGCGCAATCGAAC contains these protein-coding regions:
- a CDS encoding SUMF1/EgtB/PvdO family nonheme iron enzyme, encoding YPVWLEKGSEYHVQTGTNDHYKKLGAALQTPEHPIVGVSWYNAAAYCAWLTKKTGKPIRLPTEAEWEFAARGGNQSKGYAYAGGDDLNEVGWYADNAGGKTHAVGMKKANELGLHDMSGNVWEWCADWFGNYSPSAQSNPKGPESGSGRVNRGGSWRFGAENCRVSYRNYWGPVDRGINLGFRVASSSLQ